In Carassius gibelio isolate Cgi1373 ecotype wild population from Czech Republic chromosome B2, carGib1.2-hapl.c, whole genome shotgun sequence, a single genomic region encodes these proteins:
- the rpe65a gene encoding retinoid isomerohydrolase, translating to MVSRFEHPAGGYKKIFETVEELNEPLPATVTGRIPSFIKGSLLRLGPGLFEVGAEPFFHLFDGQALMHKFDFSSGQVTYFRKFVKTDAYVRAMTEKRVVITEFGTCAYPDPCKNIFSRFFTYFKGVEVTDNCLVNVYPIGEDFYAVTETNYITKVNVDTLETLKKVDMCDYVNINGVTAHPHIEKDGTVYNIGNCMGKGASLAYNIVRIPPKQKDKSDPIEKSKVVVQFPSAERFKPSYVHSFGMTENYFVFVETPVKINLLKFLSAWSIRGSNYMDCFESDEEKGTWIHIARKHPGEYIDYKFRTSAMGLFHHINCYEDSGFIVVDLCAWKGFEFVYNYLWLANLRANWDEVKRNAMIAPQPEVRRYVLPLDPYREEQGKNLVSLPYTTATATMRADGTIWLEPEVLFSGPRQAFEFPQINYKMNNGKNYTYAYALGLNHFIPDRICKLNVRTKETWVWQEPDSYPSEPLFVQNPDGVDEDDGVLMTIVVSPGAQRPTFCLILNAKDLSEIARAEVDIMSPVTFHGMYKP from the exons ATGGTTAGCCG TTTTGAGCACCCTGCTGGAGGCTATAAGAAGATCTTTGAGACCGTGGAGGAGCTGAACGAACCTCTTCCAGCAACCGTCACCG GCCGCATCCCCTCGTTCATTAAAGGCAGTCTGCTCCGTCTGGGTCCCGGTTTGTTTGAGGTGGGAGCGGAGCCCTTCTTTCATCTTTTCGATGGCCAGGCGCTCATGCACAAGTTTGATTTCAGCAGTGGACAGGTCACGTATTTCCGCAA GTTTGTCAAAACAGATGCTTACGTTCGTGCGATGACTGAGAAGCGAGTGGTGATTACTGAGTTTGGGACCTGTGCTTATCCAGATCCCTGCAAGAACATCTTCTCCAG GTTCTTCACGTATTTCAAAGGCGTTGAGGTGACAGACAACTGCCTGGTAAACGTTTACCCCATCGGAGAGGATTTCTATGCTGTCACAGAGACTAATTATATCACTAAAGTCAACGTGGACACCTTGGAAACCTTGAAGAAG GTTGACATGTGTGACTATGTGAATATAAACGGAGTAACGGCTCATCCGCACATAGAGAAAGACGGCACGGTCTACAACATCGGAAACTGCATGGGGAAGGGAGCCTCGCTGGCCTACAACATCGTCCGAATCCCTCCTAAACAGAAAG ACAAATCAGACCCCATTGAGAAATCCAAGGTGGTTGTGCAGTTCCCAAGTGCGGAAAGGTTCAAGCCGTCCTATGTGCACAG TTTTGGGATGACAGAGAACTACTTTGTCTTTGTGGAGACGCCTGTTAAAATCAACCTGCTGAAGTTCCTGAGCGCCTGGAGTATCCGAGGATCCAACTACATGGACTGCTTCGAATCTGACGAGGAGAAAGGC ACCTGGATACACATTGCGAGGAAGCATCCAGGAGAGTACATTGACTATAAGTTCAGGACCTCTGCGATGGGTCTTTTCCATCACATCAACTGCTACGAGGACTCAGGCTTCATCGTTGTGGACCTGTGCGCCTGGAAAGG CTTTGAATTTGTCTACAACTACCTGTGGCTGGCTAACCTCCGAGCAAACTGGGACGAGGTGAAGAGGAACGCCATGATCGCCCCGCAGCCGGAAGTCAGGAGATACGTGCTTCCTCTGGATCCCTACAGG GAGGAGCAGGGCAAGAATCTGGTGTCTCTGCCGTACACCACTGCCACGGCCACAATGAGAGCTGATGGGACCATTTGGCTGGAGCCTGAGGTGCTCTTCTCTGGTCCACGACAAG CTTTCGAGTTTCCTCAGATCAACTACAAAATGAACAACGGAAAGAATTACACGTACGCCTATGCGCTGGGCCTCAACCACTTTATCCCTGACAGG ATTTGCAAGCTGAATGTGAGGACTAAGGAGACCTGGGTTTGGCAGGAGCCGGACTCGTACCCTTCAGAGCCGCTGTTTGTGCAGAACCCCGATGGAGTGGATGAGGATGACG